A window of the Bacillota bacterium genome harbors these coding sequences:
- a CDS encoding toprim domain-containing protein: QRGVDAEVAKAFRLGYAPADWHALERALGQDAKAIEALRAAGLVVVREDGRHYDRFRERLMFPIADSRGQVVGFGGRALAARQEPKYLNSPESPVYQKSRILYGLDRAAAAIRRSGRAVVVEGYMDVLAMHQFGLAEAVATCGTALTASHGRALMRLARQVIVAFDSDAAGQSGALRGLAQLRAAGLDVRVAVLPEPHDPDSLLKSEGRPAMEAVLEEARGVYEFAVEQALRGVNLETPAGKAAAVANVLPILLDVPGAVEQEALVAQVATRVHVSERAIRREMERELRRRRAGVRGGARGGRPHGYNLSVYNSKGPYVQSTAAGNPGVSDQGSVVERELLRLLVEMPELAERVRGRLAGNDFTARGYGTLFDALMAQGEGALADPELAEVAGRVLGSSEVAVRPDALDSYVKGLRQAARQRELAAIEGKVGEAARSGGAPGERLVRLAELAVLYREVWERLRSERIS; encoded by the coding sequence AGCAGCGGGGTGTGGACGCCGAGGTGGCGAAAGCCTTCCGGCTCGGGTACGCCCCCGCAGACTGGCACGCCCTAGAGCGGGCCCTGGGGCAGGACGCAAAGGCGATCGAGGCCCTGCGGGCGGCGGGGCTGGTTGTGGTGCGGGAGGACGGCCGCCACTACGACCGGTTCCGGGAGCGCCTCATGTTTCCCATTGCTGACAGCCGGGGACAGGTGGTGGGGTTCGGAGGGCGAGCGCTGGCAGCACGCCAGGAGCCCAAGTACCTGAACTCACCGGAGTCACCGGTCTACCAGAAGAGCCGCATTCTGTACGGGCTCGACCGCGCGGCGGCCGCCATCCGGCGATCCGGACGGGCAGTGGTCGTGGAAGGGTACATGGACGTGCTGGCCATGCACCAGTTCGGGCTGGCGGAGGCGGTTGCCACGTGTGGGACCGCCCTGACGGCAAGCCACGGGCGGGCGCTGATGCGGCTGGCTCGACAGGTGATCGTGGCGTTCGACTCCGATGCCGCGGGGCAGTCGGGAGCCCTTCGGGGGCTTGCGCAGCTGCGGGCGGCCGGGCTCGACGTTCGCGTTGCGGTGCTGCCGGAGCCTCACGACCCGGACTCGCTGCTGAAAAGCGAGGGCCGCCCAGCGATGGAGGCGGTGCTCGAGGAAGCACGCGGGGTTTATGAATTCGCCGTCGAGCAGGCGCTCAGGGGGGTCAACCTCGAGACTCCCGCAGGAAAGGCCGCCGCGGTAGCGAACGTCCTCCCCATTCTGCTCGACGTGCCCGGCGCGGTCGAGCAGGAGGCACTGGTGGCCCAGGTAGCCACCCGGGTGCACGTGTCGGAACGGGCCATCCGCAGGGAGATGGAGAGGGAGCTTCGGCGAAGGCGGGCAGGTGTTCGGGGGGGTGCCCGCGGCGGACGGCCGCATGGTTACAACCTATCAGTGTATAATAGTAAGGGTCCGTATGTCCAGAGCACCGCGGCCGGCAACCCGGGAGTTTCCGACCAGGGGAGCGTGGTCGAGAGGGAGTTGCTGCGGCTGCTCGTCGAGATGCCGGAGCTGGCGGAGCGGGTCAGGGGTCGCCTGGCGGGCAACGACTTCACGGCACGGGGGTACGGGACCCTGTTCGACGCGTTGATGGCACAGGGCGAAGGAGCGCTCGCCGATCCGGAGCTCGCGGAGGTAGCGGGCCGGGTGCTGGGCTCCTCGGAGGTGGCGGTGCGGCCCGACGCTCTCGACTCGTATGTAAAGGGACTGCGCCAGGCCGCGCGCCAGCGGGAGCTGGCGGCTATCGAGGGTAAGGTAGGGGAAGCGGCTCGGTCGGGAGGCGCGCCGGGCGAACGGCTGGTACGGCTCGCCGAACTTGCCGTATTATACCGAGAGGTGTGGGAGAGGCTACGCTCCGAACGGATTTCTTGA
- the rpoD gene encoding RNA polymerase sigma factor RpoD codes for METGKDHELPEIEGLDELIQKGKSRGALSYREIMETLGDSDIAPDQIEDIYEKLASMGISIVPDTPEDGHLDAPEDGIATEGAEATHDLDEALEGIALDDPVRMYLKEIGRVPLLTAEEEVELAKRIEQGDEEAKRRLAEANLRLVVSIAKRYVGRGMLFLDLIQEGNLGLLKAVEKFDYRKGYKFSTYATWWIRQAITRAIADQARTIRIPVHMVETINKLIRVSRQLLQELGRDPTPEEIAKEMEMPVERVREILKIAQEPVSLETPIGEEEDSHLGDFIEDQEAPAPPEAASASMLREQLEGVLDTLNPREEKVLRLRFGLDDGKQRTLEEVGQVFGVTRERIRQIEAKALRKLRHPSRSKKLKDFLE; via the coding sequence ATGGAAACCGGCAAGGATCACGAGCTTCCCGAGATCGAGGGTCTGGACGAACTCATCCAGAAGGGCAAGAGCAGGGGCGCCCTCTCCTATCGCGAGATCATGGAGACGCTGGGCGACTCCGACATCGCCCCGGACCAGATCGAGGACATCTACGAGAAGCTGGCCAGCATGGGGATCAGTATCGTCCCGGACACTCCCGAGGACGGTCATCTCGACGCGCCCGAGGACGGGATCGCGACCGAGGGGGCGGAGGCGACCCACGACCTGGATGAGGCCCTGGAGGGGATTGCCCTCGACGATCCCGTTCGGATGTACCTGAAGGAGATCGGCCGCGTACCGCTGCTCACGGCTGAGGAAGAGGTCGAGCTGGCCAAGCGCATCGAGCAGGGGGACGAAGAGGCGAAGCGCAGGCTGGCGGAAGCGAACCTGCGCCTGGTGGTCAGCATCGCCAAGCGGTACGTGGGCCGCGGCATGCTCTTCTTGGATCTGATTCAGGAGGGGAACCTCGGCCTTCTCAAGGCGGTCGAGAAGTTCGATTACCGCAAGGGATACAAGTTCAGCACTTATGCCACGTGGTGGATCCGGCAGGCGATCACGCGGGCCATCGCCGATCAGGCCCGGACCATCCGGATTCCTGTTCACATGGTCGAAACCATTAACAAGTTGATCCGCGTCAGCCGGCAACTGCTTCAGGAGCTCGGTCGCGATCCAACGCCCGAGGAGATCGCCAAAGAGATGGAGATGCCGGTGGAGCGGGTCCGGGAGATCCTGAAGATCGCTCAGGAGCCCGTCTCTCTCGAAACCCCCATCGGCGAGGAAGAGGACAGCCACCTGGGGGACTTCATCGAGGATCAGGAGGCGCCGGCGCCGCCGGAAGCGGCTTCGGCCTCCATGCTGCGGGAGCAACTGGAGGGCGTGCTCGATACCCTCAACCCGCGTGAGGAGAAGGTACTGCGGCTGCGCTTCGGGCTGGACGACGGCAAGCAGCGGACGCTCGAAGAGGTGGGTCAGGTGTTCGGCGTAACCCGCGAGCGTATTCGCCAGATCGAGGCCAAGGCGTTGCGCAAGCTGCGCCACCCGAGCCGGTCGAAGAAGCTGAAGGACTTCCTCGAGTAA
- a CDS encoding Wzz/FepE/Etk N-terminal domain-containing protein produces MEDEIDLRQYAELLWRNRHVIVAVTLAAALVTFVVSRLWLPRVYEASVLLVVESPQPDQASQEQLAAPVRAVALAPAGYQQIVQSPAFQSLVQDQVRQATGAGEPVPSVRIRARVVPQTNLLELTAQAPQPNLAARWANMSASLLLQEVDTLNRTRMQGALTLLEGQIAETRRSLDEAVKALQEFTRDSPSVQKLANEQAAKLELVSTYQSRLGSLDLALAAETTRLQALRDQLGQQPRIIALKKAFSPEGAALTQTLRNLGGDAGNPLISLEDEQINPVYVELQQQVAAQEATVAGLRAEREQAKAALAALTGEIQRLTAELVRLQAREKELTWQAETARRSYEAAVSQYQAQKSALAGRLGESTLTLVRQAVAPDSPARPRVLLNTTVATFLGLMASVFGVFFAEFWRQPVAGRSSEAVVHGAASNGQ; encoded by the coding sequence TTGGAAGACGAGATCGACCTGAGGCAGTACGCCGAGCTCCTGTGGCGCAACCGCCACGTCATCGTCGCCGTGACCCTGGCGGCAGCGCTGGTGACGTTTGTGGTCAGCCGTCTCTGGCTTCCCCGTGTATACGAGGCGTCCGTTCTGCTCGTCGTGGAGTCGCCGCAACCCGACCAGGCCTCTCAGGAGCAACTCGCGGCGCCGGTGCGGGCGGTGGCGCTGGCGCCCGCGGGTTACCAGCAGATCGTGCAGTCCCCTGCCTTCCAGTCTCTGGTACAGGACCAGGTGCGTCAGGCCACGGGTGCGGGTGAGCCTGTGCCTTCCGTGCGGATCCGCGCCCGGGTCGTCCCGCAAACCAACCTCCTCGAGCTGACCGCGCAGGCCCCGCAGCCCAACCTGGCAGCCAGGTGGGCGAACATGTCAGCGTCGCTCTTGCTGCAGGAGGTCGACACCCTCAACCGGACCCGGATGCAGGGCGCCTTGACGCTCCTGGAGGGCCAGATCGCAGAGACGCGCAGGAGCCTCGACGAGGCCGTGAAGGCCTTGCAGGAGTTCACCCGGGACAGCCCCTCAGTCCAAAAGCTGGCAAACGAGCAGGCGGCGAAGCTGGAGCTGGTGTCGACCTACCAGAGCCGCCTGGGGAGCCTGGACCTGGCCCTGGCAGCCGAGACCACCAGGCTGCAGGCGCTGCGAGATCAGCTGGGCCAGCAGCCCCGCATCATTGCCCTCAAGAAGGCCTTCAGCCCTGAGGGGGCCGCCCTGACCCAGACGTTGCGCAACCTGGGCGGCGACGCAGGCAACCCGCTCATCAGCCTGGAGGACGAGCAGATCAACCCGGTTTACGTGGAACTCCAGCAGCAGGTGGCCGCCCAGGAGGCCACCGTGGCCGGCCTGCGGGCCGAGCGGGAACAGGCCAAAGCGGCTCTTGCCGCGCTCACGGGGGAGATCCAGCGCCTGACCGCCGAACTGGTACGGCTTCAGGCAAGGGAGAAGGAACTGACCTGGCAGGCTGAGACGGCACGGCGCAGCTACGAGGCGGCCGTTTCCCAGTACCAGGCGCAAAAGTCGGCCCTCGCCGGGCGCCTCGGCGAATCCACCCTCACCCTCGTCCGGCAGGCCGTAGCGCCGGACTCCCCGGCCCGCCCCCGGGTACTGTTGAACACCACGGTCGCCACGTTTCTCGGACTGATGGCAAGCGTCTTCGGGGTCTTCTTCGCCGAGTTCTGGAGGCAGCCGGTCGCGGGGCGAAGCAGCGAGGCCGTCGTGCACGGCGCTGCCTCCAACGGCCAGTGA
- a CDS encoding 3-hydroxyacyl-CoA dehydrogenase produces MKIQGASALVTGGASGLGEATVRRLHGLGARLVIADVSRERGQALADDLGAGALFAEADVADETSMRRAVDLAATSHGGLQILVNCAGIAVAQRMLGKEGPMDLGVFSRVIQVNLIGTFNAMRLAAAVMAAGQPDEAGERGVVINTASVAAFEGQIGQTAYSASKAGVVGLTLPAARELARFGIRVVTVAPGIFDTPMMASLPEPARASLSQQVPFPPRLGRPDEYAMLVAHIVENPMLNGAVIRLDGALRMAPR; encoded by the coding sequence TTGAAGATCCAGGGCGCCAGCGCGCTGGTCACCGGCGGCGCTTCGGGGCTCGGCGAGGCCACGGTCCGGCGGCTGCATGGCCTCGGCGCAAGACTCGTCATCGCCGACGTCAGCCGCGAACGGGGGCAGGCGCTTGCCGACGATCTCGGGGCGGGCGCGCTCTTCGCGGAAGCGGACGTTGCCGACGAGACCTCCATGCGTCGTGCCGTGGATCTCGCAGCCACGTCCCACGGGGGCCTGCAGATCCTCGTCAACTGCGCGGGCATCGCCGTGGCGCAGCGAATGTTGGGCAAGGAAGGGCCCATGGACCTGGGCGTGTTCTCCCGGGTGATCCAGGTCAACCTCATCGGAACGTTCAACGCGATGCGGCTTGCGGCCGCCGTCATGGCAGCGGGCCAGCCGGACGAGGCGGGGGAGCGCGGCGTCGTCATCAACACCGCGTCCGTCGCCGCCTTCGAGGGCCAGATCGGCCAGACGGCCTACTCCGCGTCCAAGGCCGGCGTGGTCGGGTTGACGCTGCCCGCCGCCCGGGAGCTTGCCCGTTTCGGCATCCGCGTGGTGACCGTTGCGCCGGGGATCTTCGACACCCCCATGATGGCCTCGCTCCCCGAGCCGGCGAGGGCGTCGCTCTCGCAGCAGGTGCCGTTCCCACCCCGGCTCGGCAGGCCCGACGAGTATGCCATGCTGGTGGCGCATATCGTTGAGAACCCCATGCTCAACGGCGCGGTGATCCGGCTGGACGGGGCTCTGCGCATGGCCCCGAGGTGA
- a CDS encoding thiolase family protein translates to MGEPVIAGAVRTAIGKRGGAFRDVRPDMLLASILNALADRTGIERAWVEDVVVGCVTQAGEQGANIARQAVLLAGYPMHVPATTVNRMCGSSQQAVHFAAQAVAAGDMRWVVAAGVESMTRVPMFSDILGASPQASAGQAFAGFHPELLTRYELIHQGESAERIAERYGLGRRELDEFSFQSHVRAARAIRAGYFESQIVPVEGLDAQGNTVTVIQDEGVRLQPSLERMLGLAPAFRPPGRGVVTAGNSSQISDGAAAILVADSDAARAAGIRPRARFLARVAVAGDPTLQLLEVIPATRRALEKAGVSLRDLDVIEINEAFASVVLAWGRELEPDWERVNPNGGAIAHGHPLGATGAVLMTKLLHELERRDGTLGLQVMCIGHGMATATVLERL, encoded by the coding sequence ATGGGTGAACCGGTCATCGCCGGAGCCGTCCGCACCGCCATCGGAAAGCGCGGCGGCGCATTCCGGGACGTCCGGCCCGACATGCTCCTGGCGTCCATTTTGAACGCGCTCGCCGACCGCACGGGCATCGAGCGCGCCTGGGTCGAGGACGTGGTGGTGGGGTGTGTCACGCAGGCCGGCGAGCAGGGCGCCAACATCGCCCGGCAGGCCGTGCTGCTGGCCGGCTACCCGATGCACGTACCCGCCACCACCGTAAACCGCATGTGCGGTTCCAGCCAGCAGGCCGTCCACTTCGCCGCCCAGGCCGTGGCCGCGGGCGACATGCGGTGGGTGGTGGCGGCCGGGGTGGAGTCGATGACCCGGGTACCGATGTTCAGCGACATCCTGGGCGCAAGCCCGCAGGCCTCGGCCGGTCAGGCCTTCGCCGGCTTCCATCCCGAGCTGTTGACGCGCTATGAGCTGATCCACCAGGGCGAGTCCGCGGAACGGATCGCCGAACGTTACGGCCTCGGCCGCCGGGAACTCGACGAGTTCTCCTTCCAGAGCCACGTGCGGGCCGCCCGTGCGATCCGAGCCGGCTACTTTGAGTCCCAGATCGTCCCGGTCGAGGGCCTCGACGCGCAGGGCAACACGGTAACCGTAATCCAGGACGAAGGGGTACGCCTGCAGCCCAGCCTGGAACGCATGCTGGGTCTGGCACCTGCCTTCCGCCCCCCGGGGCGGGGCGTGGTCACCGCGGGCAACTCAAGCCAGATCAGCGACGGGGCTGCGGCCATCCTGGTTGCCGATTCGGACGCGGCCCGGGCAGCCGGAATCCGGCCTCGGGCGCGCTTTTTGGCCCGCGTTGCCGTCGCCGGCGATCCCACCCTTCAACTGCTGGAGGTGATCCCGGCTACCCGCCGGGCACTGGAGAAGGCCGGCGTGAGCCTGCGCGACCTGGACGTCATCGAGATCAACGAGGCGTTCGCCAGCGTGGTGCTGGCCTGGGGGCGCGAGTTGGAGCCTGACTGGGAACGGGTCAACCCCAACGGCGGCGCCATCGCGCACGGCCATCCTCTGGGAGCCACCGGCGCCGTCTTGATGACGAAGCTGCTTCACGAACTGGAACGGCGCGACGGCACGTTGGGACTGCAGGTCATGTGCATCGGGCACGGGATGGCAACCGCTACCGTCCTCGAGCGGCTGTAA
- the sufU gene encoding Fe-S cluster assembly sulfur transfer protein SufU yields the protein MPLDDLYREVILDHYKSPRNKGHLGHADASVHLHNPLCGDEITLELIADGDIIREVRFTGQGCSISQASASMLTEAVRGRTVAEVRDMMGRFTRMVRGELPPEQADLGDLEALSGVSKFPVRVKCALLAWEALDKDLAQLKRS from the coding sequence ATGCCTCTGGATGACCTGTATCGGGAAGTGATCCTGGACCACTACAAATCCCCCCGCAACAAAGGCCACCTGGGGCATGCCGACGCCAGCGTGCATCTCCACAACCCGCTTTGCGGCGACGAGATCACCCTGGAGCTCATCGCAGACGGCGATATCATCCGGGAGGTGCGCTTCACCGGGCAGGGGTGCTCCATCAGCCAGGCGTCGGCCTCCATGCTCACCGAAGCGGTTCGGGGCCGGACAGTGGCCGAGGTGCGGGACATGATGGGCCGGTTCACGCGCATGGTGCGAGGCGAGCTTCCCCCCGAGCAGGCCGACCTCGGTGACCTCGAGGCGCTGTCCGGTGTCAGCAAGTTCCCCGTACGGGTAAAGTGCGCGCTGCTGGCCTGGGAGGCCCTCGACAAGGATCTGGCCCAGCTCAAGCGGTCGTGA
- a CDS encoding cysteine desulfurase produces the protein MRSIRRCLDDFPTLHQTVAGGRRLVYLDSAATAQKPYPVIEVVRRFYERDNANVHRGVHTLAERATEAYERARQAVARFIGAPDPACVIFVRGATEALNLVARSWAEPRLRPGDEIVLTLMEHHSNLVPWQMVAQATGAKLCYVDLLPDGTLDLESYDRLLGSGRVRIVTFTHQSNVLGTINPVREMVDRAHQVGAVVVLDGAQSVPHMPLDVKALGCDFLAFSGHKMMGPTGVGVLWGRRELLEEMPPLFGGGEMIREVYLDHATWNDVPYKFEAGTPPIAEAVGLGEAVTYLESLGMENVRAHEDEIAQYAVQRLRAFDDIRIYGPLAQPRGGVVSFNVEGVHPHDVATILDREGVAVRAGHHCALPLMRWLDVPATVRASFYVYNTAEDVDALVAALHSVRAIFSRVQK, from the coding sequence ATGCGTTCAATCAGACGATGCCTCGATGACTTCCCTACGTTGCACCAGACCGTGGCCGGCGGGCGCCGGCTGGTCTACCTGGACAGCGCGGCCACGGCCCAGAAGCCTTACCCCGTGATCGAAGTGGTGCGCCGCTTCTATGAGCGGGACAACGCCAACGTTCACCGGGGGGTTCACACGCTGGCCGAACGCGCCACCGAGGCGTACGAGCGGGCCCGGCAGGCCGTGGCGCGCTTCATCGGGGCGCCGGACCCGGCGTGCGTCATCTTCGTCCGGGGAGCCACCGAGGCGCTCAACCTCGTGGCCCGAAGCTGGGCCGAACCGCGGCTTCGGCCGGGCGACGAGATCGTGCTGACGCTCATGGAGCACCACTCCAATTTGGTGCCCTGGCAGATGGTAGCCCAGGCGACGGGTGCGAAGCTGTGCTACGTGGACCTGCTGCCCGACGGCACGCTCGACCTGGAGAGCTACGACCGCCTGCTGGGGAGCGGCCGGGTACGGATCGTGACGTTCACCCACCAGTCCAACGTGCTCGGCACCATCAACCCGGTGCGGGAGATGGTCGACCGGGCTCACCAGGTGGGCGCCGTCGTGGTGCTGGACGGGGCGCAGAGCGTTCCCCACATGCCGCTGGATGTCAAGGCACTCGGGTGCGACTTCCTGGCCTTCTCCGGCCACAAGATGATGGGGCCGACCGGCGTCGGGGTGCTGTGGGGGCGCCGGGAGCTCCTGGAGGAGATGCCGCCGCTCTTCGGTGGGGGGGAGATGATCCGCGAGGTTTACCTCGACCACGCCACCTGGAACGATGTCCCTTACAAGTTCGAGGCCGGGACGCCGCCCATCGCCGAAGCTGTCGGGCTGGGCGAGGCCGTGACATACCTGGAGTCGCTGGGGATGGAGAACGTCCGGGCTCACGAGGACGAGATCGCGCAGTACGCGGTGCAGCGGTTGAGAGCGTTCGACGATATCCGCATTTACGGCCCGCTGGCTCAACCGCGCGGCGGGGTGGTCAGCTTCAATGTCGAGGGAGTCCACCCGCACGACGTGGCGACGATCCTTGACCGGGAAGGTGTGGCCGTGCGGGCGGGGCACCACTGCGCACTGCCGCTCATGCGGTGGCTTGACGTACCGGCGACGGTGCGCGCAAGCTTCTATGTGTACAACACCGCCGAGGACGTAGACGCCCTCGTGGCGGCGCTCCACTCGGTGCGGGCGATCTTCAGCCGGGTGCAAAAGTGA
- the sufD gene encoding Fe-S cluster assembly protein SufD, with product MNVESSVAIQRSLIEAYASRRTEPPWMVDRRAEALRLFQETPPPQWDRTDLSQFDVGAYLQKLRRELETPQEAFPPVDLTGPAADGSALPAAVAGSLRELPAGGAVIAHVAPGAGGPVRTLRWIDPELQRRGVRLLSLQEALATHPEVVRSHFMTKAVLPVHGKFQALHEAAWDIGTLLYVPGGVQLEQPVQIVTWMDAGRALLFPHTLIVLDDEARVCVVESQISPDSDAAPEELPPLVVGAVEIVAGPASRIDYVSLQTWGRRVWSFTNRRAVLEKDSRVEWILGEFGCGLTRGEFESALQGPGSASHSVLVFFADRSQHLDLLNSMDHRGTHTESDIVARGVLNGQARGIYRAVTHIRSGARESGAYQKGNILVLSPEARADANPSVVVEESEVQRAGHAATVGQVDREQLFYLMSRGLPEKMAIRLIVEGFLQPVLDRIPVESVRERIRQIVAAKLEAA from the coding sequence GTGAACGTGGAGAGCAGTGTGGCCATCCAACGCAGCCTCATCGAAGCTTACGCCTCCCGGCGGACCGAACCGCCCTGGATGGTGGACCGACGGGCCGAGGCGCTGCGGCTGTTCCAGGAGACGCCGCCACCGCAGTGGGATCGCACCGATCTATCGCAATTCGACGTGGGAGCCTACCTCCAGAAGCTGCGCCGGGAGCTCGAGACCCCGCAGGAGGCGTTCCCACCGGTGGACCTGACCGGGCCGGCGGCCGACGGCAGTGCCCTGCCTGCGGCCGTCGCCGGGAGCCTGCGGGAACTCCCGGCGGGCGGGGCCGTCATCGCGCACGTGGCGCCGGGCGCCGGCGGTCCGGTTCGCACGCTGCGCTGGATCGACCCCGAGCTCCAGCGCCGCGGGGTTCGGCTGCTGAGCCTGCAGGAGGCCCTGGCCACGCACCCGGAGGTGGTGCGATCCCACTTCATGACGAAGGCGGTACTGCCTGTCCACGGCAAGTTCCAGGCCCTGCACGAGGCGGCGTGGGACATCGGCACGCTGCTGTACGTGCCGGGGGGCGTTCAACTCGAGCAGCCGGTGCAGATCGTCACCTGGATGGATGCCGGCCGGGCGCTTCTGTTCCCCCACACGCTCATCGTGCTCGACGACGAGGCCAGGGTCTGCGTGGTGGAGTCCCAGATCTCACCGGACAGCGATGCCGCCCCGGAAGAGCTCCCGCCGCTGGTCGTCGGTGCGGTGGAGATCGTGGCCGGGCCGGCCTCCCGGATCGACTACGTCTCGCTGCAGACCTGGGGCCGCCGGGTCTGGAGCTTCACCAACCGCCGGGCAGTGCTGGAAAAGGACAGCCGGGTGGAGTGGATTCTGGGGGAGTTCGGCTGCGGGCTGACCCGGGGTGAGTTCGAATCCGCCCTTCAGGGGCCCGGTTCGGCCTCCCACAGCGTGCTGGTCTTCTTCGCCGACCGAAGCCAGCACCTGGACCTGCTCAACAGCATGGACCACAGGGGCACCCATACGGAGTCGGACATCGTGGCCAGGGGCGTGCTGAACGGGCAGGCCCGGGGTATTTACCGCGCGGTGACCCACATCCGAAGTGGCGCCCGGGAGTCCGGGGCTTATCAGAAGGGCAACATCCTGGTGCTCAGCCCCGAAGCCAGGGCCGACGCCAACCCCAGCGTCGTGGTGGAGGAGAGCGAGGTTCAGCGGGCAGGCCATGCTGCCACGGTGGGCCAGGTCGACCGGGAGCAGCTCTTCTACCTGATGAGCCGGGGGCTGCCGGAGAAGATGGCCATCCGCCTCATCGTCGAAGGATTCCTGCAGCCGGTGCTCGACCGCATTCCCGTCGAGTCGGTCCGGGAGCGGATTCGCCAGATCGTGGCCGCCAAGCTGGAGGCGGCCTGA
- the sufC gene encoding Fe-S cluster assembly ATPase SufC encodes MSDGARHELQIVNLHVSVDGKPIVKGLSLTVRSGEIHGLMGPNGSGKTTLAFALMGHPRYTVDSGQVLLDGEDVLAMSPDERARKGLFLAFQYPAEVQGVTLANFLRTAVNSVRTANGKELSITEFQKLLREKMQLLDMDRSFAGRYLNEGFSGGEKKRNEMLQMWLLQPKLAILDETDSGLDIDAIKVVARAVNSLRGPDFGALIITHYQRILRYIEPDFVHVMMDGRIVRAGGKELAEQLEEKGYDWIKQQLAGEAVAH; translated from the coding sequence ATGAGCGACGGCGCCAGGCACGAGCTTCAAATCGTGAACCTGCACGTGAGCGTGGACGGCAAGCCCATCGTCAAGGGGCTTTCTTTGACGGTTCGGTCGGGAGAGATCCACGGGCTCATGGGGCCCAACGGCTCGGGCAAGACCACGCTGGCTTTCGCCCTCATGGGCCACCCTCGCTATACGGTGGACAGCGGGCAGGTGCTCCTGGACGGCGAGGACGTCCTGGCCATGAGCCCCGACGAGCGTGCCCGCAAGGGCCTGTTCCTCGCGTTCCAGTACCCGGCCGAGGTGCAGGGGGTGACGCTGGCCAACTTCCTGCGGACGGCCGTCAACTCCGTGCGCACAGCGAACGGCAAAGAACTCTCCATCACGGAGTTCCAGAAGCTGCTCCGGGAGAAGATGCAACTGCTGGACATGGATCGGAGCTTCGCCGGCCGGTATCTCAACGAGGGCTTCTCCGGCGGCGAGAAGAAGCGCAACGAGATGCTGCAGATGTGGCTGCTCCAGCCCAAGCTCGCCATTCTGGACGAGACGGACTCGGGTCTCGACATCGACGCGATCAAGGTCGTCGCCCGGGCGGTCAACAGCCTGCGTGGCCCCGACTTCGGCGCCCTCATCATCACCCACTACCAGCGGATTTTGCGCTACATCGAGCCTGACTTCGTGCACGTGATGATGGACGGACGCATCGTGCGGGCGGGCGGGAAAGAGCTGGCCGAGCAGCTCGAAGAGAAGGGGTACGACTGGATCAAGCAGCAGCTCGCCGGCGAAGCCGTGGCGCACTGA